From the genome of Miscanthus floridulus cultivar M001 chromosome 10, ASM1932011v1, whole genome shotgun sequence, one region includes:
- the LOC136485294 gene encoding uncharacterized protein isoform X2 yields MVAMGVDEDEERRLDERPMHQGCMAGFLHLFDRPQILSGRRLHNSQRRLTSFSSGSATPSERSMPLERGAPAPSSPDMTPPAAPRPSLQLPPLDLKDGGGGGGGGYGAARSWRLPRLSLDSRAVVDARGKLRPREIRTSPAAGAPPSPSAGGGDERRSPSVVARLMGLDALPHGHADVECGQHGHGGGAASPAALRRSASERVPRDPSQFRFVDPSFFERPAASPLPPHRPSPASFPTAEEAAAMRLVPDPAVVPRAFQRRSRFDAHDVFPEPAKQRADQASGGAAHGEIALYGEIERRLRKRGIAEPARDLETLKQILEALQLKGLLHHTPPLAPAQARTPPPPIVVMRPSSRAPPARLTPARRLRVDVDRARRPRSPDLAASPARSPASPARRGSLSPQLSVSPAQSPKQQQQSPFRKPSGFDSAGARSRIARRAAHNAAALSPDDEASTTFSDGGSSSSLSASSRWDFEPPDPRTDRGLLERCGKLLSSIQAFTGGDAAGTDQQPSPVSVLDAAAFLADEDSPSSSSGSKRAIDFRTSSVSRPKPAAAMVSDPEDDEWAPSSWSVDPEACSSDPDYAYVAVLVRLLGGARRTRDPADAYRAAEQRRRQRGNGESDTWHHRRLLCGAVAEALERQRAACPWEPAAWLRGAELVAHAWAEVRRAGEPVVARAAGEDADLNDVTCSAIRRDLAADSCGPWGSLQQGQRQRHGAEVADAVLQIERLVFKDLVADTIRELADADRPLPRRKLVF; encoded by the exons ATGGTGGCGATGGGCGTGGACGAGGACGAAGAGCGGCGGCTGGATGAGCGGCCCATGCACCAGGGCTGCATGGCGGGGTTCCTCCACCTGTTCGACCGCCCCCAGATCCTCTCCGGCCGCCGCCTCCACAACTCGCAGCGCCGCCTCACGTCGTTCTCCAGT GGCTCGGCGACGCCATCCGAGCGGTCGATGCCGCTGGAGCGTGGGGCGCCGGCGCCATCGTCGCCGGACATGACGCCGCCGGCCGCGCCGAGGCCGTCGCTGCAGCTCCCGCCGCTGGACCTCAAGgacggaggcggaggcggtggcggtggttacGGCGCCGCGCGGTCGTGGAGGTTGCCGCGGCTCTCGCTGGACAGCCGCGCGGTGGTTGACGCCAGGGGCAAGCTCCGGCCGCGCGAGATCCGGACCTCGCCCGCCGCCGGCGCGCCGCCGTCTCCGTCCGCGGGGGGAGGCGACGAGCGCCGGTCCCCGAGCGTGGTCGCGCGGCTCATGGGCCTCGACGCGCTCCCGCACGGCCACGCGGACGTCGAGTGCGGGCAGCacgggcacggcggcggcgcggcgagcccGGCCGCGCTCCGGCGGTCCGCGTCCGAGCGCGTGCCGCGGGACCCGTCGCAGTTCCGCTTCGTCGACCCGTCCTTCTTCGAGAGGCCGGCGgcgtcgccgctgccgccgcaccgGCCGTCGCCGGCGTCGTTCCCGACGGCCGAGGAGGCGGCGGCAATGCGGCTGGTGCCGGATCCGGCCGTCGTCCCGCGCGCGTTCCAGAGGCGCAGCCGCTTCGACGCGCACGATGTGTTCCCGGAGCCCGCGAAGCAGCGCGCGGACCAGGCGTCCGGCGGCGCCGCCCACGGCGAGATCGCGCTCTACGGCGAGATCGAGCGGCGCCTCCGCAAGCGCGGCATCGCGGAGCCCGCGCGGGATCTCGAGACGCTGAAGCAGATACTGGAGGCGCTGCAGCTCAAAGGGCTCCTCCACCACACCCCTCCTCTGGCGCCTGCGCAGGCACGCACCCCTCCGCCACCCATCGTCGTCATGCGCCCGTCCAGTCGCGCGCCGCCGGCGCGGCTGACGCCCGCGCGCCGGCTTCGCGTGGACGTCGACCGCGCGCGCCGCCCTCGCTCGCCGGACCTGGCGGCATCTCCCGCACGTAGCCCGGCCTCCCCGGCTCGGCGTGGCTCGCTGTCCCCCCAGCTGAGCGTCTCGCCGGCGCAGTCcccgaagcagcagcagcagagtccTTTCAGGAAGCCAAGCGGCTTCGACTCCGCCGGCGCCCGTTCCCGCATTGCCCGCCGCGCGGCGCACAACGCAGCTGCCCTGTCCCCCGACGACGAGGCCTCCACCACATTCTCcgacggcggcagcagcagctccttgagCGCCTCCTCCCGCTGGGACTTCGAGCCG CCGGACCCCAGGACGGACCGCGGCCTGCTGGAGCGGTGCGGGAAGCTGCTGAGCAGCATCCAGGCGTTCACCGGCGGCGACGCGGCGGGGACCGACCAGCAGCCCAGCCCCGTGTCCGTGCTCGACGCGGCTGCCTTCCTCGCGGACGAGGACTCGCCGTCATCGTCGTCGGGGTCGAAACGAGCCATCGACTTCCGCACCAGCAGCGTAAGCCGCCCAAAGCCGGCGGCCGCCATGGTGTCCGACCCAGAGGATGACGAGTGGGCCCCGTCGTCATGGTCCGTTGACCCGGAGGCTTGTAGCAGCGACCCGGACTACGCGTACGTGGCGGTGCTCGTCCGGCTGCTCGGTGGCGCCCGCCGAACGCGGGACCCGGCCGACGCGTACCGGGCCGCGGAGCAGCGCAGGCGCCAGCGTGGAAACGGCGAGTCCGACACGTGGCACCACCGGAGGCTGCTGTGCGGCGCGGTGGCCGAGGCCCTGGAGCGGCAGCGGGCGGCGTGCCCCTGGGAGCCCGCCGCGTGGCTCCGCGGCGCCGAGCTCGTGGCCCACGCCTGGGCCGAGGTCCGGCGCGCCGGCGAGCCCGTCGTGGCGCGCGCCGCGGGGGAGGACGCGGACCTCAACGACGTCACCTGTAGCGCGATCCGGCGCGACCTGGCCGCGGACAGCTGCGGCCCGTGGGGGTCGCTGCAGCAGGGTCAGCGGCAGCGGCACGGCGCGGAGGTCGCCGACGCGGTGCTGCAGATCGAGCGGCTGGTGTTCAAGGACCTGGTCGCGGACACCATCCGGGAGCTTGCTGACGCGGACCGGCCCCTGCCACGCCGGAAGCTGGTGTTCTGA
- the LOC136485294 gene encoding uncharacterized protein isoform X1, giving the protein MVAMGVDEDEERRLDERPMHQGCMAGFLHLFDRPQILSGRRLHNSQRRLTSFSSGSATPSERSMPLERGAPAPSSPDMTPPAAPRPSLQLPPLDLKDGGGGGGGGYGAARSWRLPRLSLDSRAVVDARGKLRPREIRTSPAAGAPPSPSAGGGDERRSPSVVARLMGLDALPHGHADVECGQHGHGGGAASPAALRRSASERVPRDPSQFRFVDPSFFERPAASPLPPHRPSPASFPTAEEAAAMRLVPDPAVVPRAFQRRSRFDAHDVFPEPAKQRADQASGGAAHGEIALYGEIERRLRKRGIAEPARDLETLKQILEALQLKGLLHHTPPLAPAQARTPPPPIVVMRPSSRAPPARLTPARRLRVDVDRARRPRSPDLAASPARSPASPARRGSLSPQLSVSPAQSPKQQQQSPFRKPSGFDSAGARSRIARRAAHNAAALSPDDEASTTFSDGGSSSSLSASSRWDFEPQPDPRTDRGLLERCGKLLSSIQAFTGGDAAGTDQQPSPVSVLDAAAFLADEDSPSSSSGSKRAIDFRTSSVSRPKPAAAMVSDPEDDEWAPSSWSVDPEACSSDPDYAYVAVLVRLLGGARRTRDPADAYRAAEQRRRQRGNGESDTWHHRRLLCGAVAEALERQRAACPWEPAAWLRGAELVAHAWAEVRRAGEPVVARAAGEDADLNDVTCSAIRRDLAADSCGPWGSLQQGQRQRHGAEVADAVLQIERLVFKDLVADTIRELADADRPLPRRKLVF; this is encoded by the exons ATGGTGGCGATGGGCGTGGACGAGGACGAAGAGCGGCGGCTGGATGAGCGGCCCATGCACCAGGGCTGCATGGCGGGGTTCCTCCACCTGTTCGACCGCCCCCAGATCCTCTCCGGCCGCCGCCTCCACAACTCGCAGCGCCGCCTCACGTCGTTCTCCAGT GGCTCGGCGACGCCATCCGAGCGGTCGATGCCGCTGGAGCGTGGGGCGCCGGCGCCATCGTCGCCGGACATGACGCCGCCGGCCGCGCCGAGGCCGTCGCTGCAGCTCCCGCCGCTGGACCTCAAGgacggaggcggaggcggtggcggtggttacGGCGCCGCGCGGTCGTGGAGGTTGCCGCGGCTCTCGCTGGACAGCCGCGCGGTGGTTGACGCCAGGGGCAAGCTCCGGCCGCGCGAGATCCGGACCTCGCCCGCCGCCGGCGCGCCGCCGTCTCCGTCCGCGGGGGGAGGCGACGAGCGCCGGTCCCCGAGCGTGGTCGCGCGGCTCATGGGCCTCGACGCGCTCCCGCACGGCCACGCGGACGTCGAGTGCGGGCAGCacgggcacggcggcggcgcggcgagcccGGCCGCGCTCCGGCGGTCCGCGTCCGAGCGCGTGCCGCGGGACCCGTCGCAGTTCCGCTTCGTCGACCCGTCCTTCTTCGAGAGGCCGGCGgcgtcgccgctgccgccgcaccgGCCGTCGCCGGCGTCGTTCCCGACGGCCGAGGAGGCGGCGGCAATGCGGCTGGTGCCGGATCCGGCCGTCGTCCCGCGCGCGTTCCAGAGGCGCAGCCGCTTCGACGCGCACGATGTGTTCCCGGAGCCCGCGAAGCAGCGCGCGGACCAGGCGTCCGGCGGCGCCGCCCACGGCGAGATCGCGCTCTACGGCGAGATCGAGCGGCGCCTCCGCAAGCGCGGCATCGCGGAGCCCGCGCGGGATCTCGAGACGCTGAAGCAGATACTGGAGGCGCTGCAGCTCAAAGGGCTCCTCCACCACACCCCTCCTCTGGCGCCTGCGCAGGCACGCACCCCTCCGCCACCCATCGTCGTCATGCGCCCGTCCAGTCGCGCGCCGCCGGCGCGGCTGACGCCCGCGCGCCGGCTTCGCGTGGACGTCGACCGCGCGCGCCGCCCTCGCTCGCCGGACCTGGCGGCATCTCCCGCACGTAGCCCGGCCTCCCCGGCTCGGCGTGGCTCGCTGTCCCCCCAGCTGAGCGTCTCGCCGGCGCAGTCcccgaagcagcagcagcagagtccTTTCAGGAAGCCAAGCGGCTTCGACTCCGCCGGCGCCCGTTCCCGCATTGCCCGCCGCGCGGCGCACAACGCAGCTGCCCTGTCCCCCGACGACGAGGCCTCCACCACATTCTCcgacggcggcagcagcagctccttgagCGCCTCCTCCCGCTGGGACTTCGAGCCG CAGCCGGACCCCAGGACGGACCGCGGCCTGCTGGAGCGGTGCGGGAAGCTGCTGAGCAGCATCCAGGCGTTCACCGGCGGCGACGCGGCGGGGACCGACCAGCAGCCCAGCCCCGTGTCCGTGCTCGACGCGGCTGCCTTCCTCGCGGACGAGGACTCGCCGTCATCGTCGTCGGGGTCGAAACGAGCCATCGACTTCCGCACCAGCAGCGTAAGCCGCCCAAAGCCGGCGGCCGCCATGGTGTCCGACCCAGAGGATGACGAGTGGGCCCCGTCGTCATGGTCCGTTGACCCGGAGGCTTGTAGCAGCGACCCGGACTACGCGTACGTGGCGGTGCTCGTCCGGCTGCTCGGTGGCGCCCGCCGAACGCGGGACCCGGCCGACGCGTACCGGGCCGCGGAGCAGCGCAGGCGCCAGCGTGGAAACGGCGAGTCCGACACGTGGCACCACCGGAGGCTGCTGTGCGGCGCGGTGGCCGAGGCCCTGGAGCGGCAGCGGGCGGCGTGCCCCTGGGAGCCCGCCGCGTGGCTCCGCGGCGCCGAGCTCGTGGCCCACGCCTGGGCCGAGGTCCGGCGCGCCGGCGAGCCCGTCGTGGCGCGCGCCGCGGGGGAGGACGCGGACCTCAACGACGTCACCTGTAGCGCGATCCGGCGCGACCTGGCCGCGGACAGCTGCGGCCCGTGGGGGTCGCTGCAGCAGGGTCAGCGGCAGCGGCACGGCGCGGAGGTCGCCGACGCGGTGCTGCAGATCGAGCGGCTGGTGTTCAAGGACCTGGTCGCGGACACCATCCGGGAGCTTGCTGACGCGGACCGGCCCCTGCCACGCCGGAAGCTGGTGTTCTGA